The Phoenix dactylifera cultivar Barhee BC4 chromosome 12, palm_55x_up_171113_PBpolish2nd_filt_p, whole genome shotgun sequence genome includes the window AGATTTGTTAACATGAAGGTGTTAAACTTTATTGAAAATATAAGCACCTGCTACAATAGCTTTCTTTTACTATGAGATCAAGATTTTCAAGATCTATATCTGTTCACAAAAAagatctaattcaacttttttgTTGAAACGGTCAGTTATTCTTTGGTTGAAGGGGAGGAATCTACCAAAGCAACTGCAGTCCCTTTCACTAAGAAAACCATCCTTTATGATCGACATGGATCCTTTTCAATTATCTGTTGAGGAGATTAAAGCTGAGGAGTTGCGGCTGCTAATTGCATCACTGATCCTTTTCAATTATCTGTTGAGGAGATTAAAGCTAAGGAGTTGGAGCTGCTAATAGCATCACTAAGTATAAGTTGTTGCCTCATTTAATAAAGAGTGATTAACATTGAGCTTAAGGTACTAATTGTGACCTTTTTTCAGCATTTgttttttcaaattctacaaggttgaaaaataaacttttttttttttaaggcagCACATGGTTCCCATTTTTATTACTAAGTTTAGTTTCATCACCATCCCTTCCAAAAAAGTGATGGCCGTCAGACATTCTTAGGTATCATAGAAGAATGAGTATATTATATATGGAACTTTTCTGCCACAAAAGAATGCCTATTCCTAAAACATGGGATTCACATCTTCTAAGAAGGCAAAGTAAGTTCTAGACTCACGCATTGGTACTTGAGAAAAGGAAATTGACTTATTGTAGTTGATCAGAGGTTGGCATGCAAGTTTTATGCTCTTGTCATTAGCATGTCGCTACTTTTCCATATGAGTGGGTAGTTTGAATGGGCCGTTGAAATGTTAGGGGATGACATGTTGTCTTTCCTAGGAGATTTTGATAGAATGACTGAAAACGTGTTGATGAAATCTTTTGGTTAAGGTTGATAAGTGATTTATCACAAtcgtggaaaggggaggagtTGCCATAGTTGAATGAAAGTTAGTAGCGGCTTCAGGATGATTCTagtcttgcaatttttctaaggCCTTATTAGCCACTCACCAGCTCGAAGTACTTAGAAAAACATTGTTGTGGTGGTTGACTTGGGTGAGACAATTTGCATGATGATTTGTAGGTCTCAAGGGCCCACCTTGTGAAGGACATGAGAATACTAGTGGTAAGGTTAAATTGGCTCTTTTGTTTCATTGATTTTGAGTGCTTGTCACCTTGTTGTTTCTTGTTACTCCCTCCAACTTAACTTGAATTTTCTCAACTCCGGCACTTGCTTGGCCGTCGCATATCATCTCAATATTTGACTTATCAAGTTGGAGACGAAttgatcaattttttttaccTTTCTTGGTGCAAAACATTGCAAAGTAGGCATCCTTTATCTGGTTTTTTGTGATTCTATTGGTACCGAAGCAGCAGCAGCATAAAGGTTTGTATTCAGGTTGTTGATTGATACTTATTAGGTAGAAGAATGAACATGTGGGTCACTTTTGGTTGGTGTCTTGTGGTGGTGATAGGTGTGAAGTCCATAAATTGTACTGCAACAGGTTTGGTTGATTTTCCAAAGATCACATCATTTGCATCTATTCAAGATTTTTGTGATTCATTTCTGCTGTGTGGATTTCTAAGCAATTGGAGGATGGGTTTTGCAGGTAGAATCTTAAAAACATAGAGAAAAGGAGCATATGGTGATAAATTGAGGTGTAGAATGATCATTCTAGATCTAGGCCAATGAAAGTGTCATGGACCATCAATTCCTCAAGTGCTTAGGCTACTTGATAAGTTTGTTACAAGTAGCATAGTTGCTGAGAAAGCCTTAGGAAGTCCTAAACTTCGTTGAGCACTAAAGATAGCAGAGCCCTAAGACACTTAATTGGCCATTGTATCATATCAACCTATTATTTGCATTATATTAGATTGTTGATGTGCTTTTGCTCTATAATGAGTGATGTACCATGCAATGTGACTTACTTGGGACATCTGATACCTGCCTAGGGTAATTGATAGAGGAAATGTTAGATTTGCCAGTTGAACCTTCAAGGAAGGGTTGCTTTGAACATAGATTATGGGAGAAGAAACAGGTACAGTTTTCTTGAGGTTTAGCACAATTCGAACCAACGCTACTAGTTTTCATGCCGTTAACTAGACAAGTGTGTAGGTTGAGTTCATATTGATCAAACTTATAGGCCAGCCCCTCATAGTGAAACATGTTTGTTTTGTTGTACAAGAGTAATGCTAACTCATTAttgtattttaaatttttattggaGCTGTACCCATTCATCTGAAGAGATGAATCTAGTTTTCTCATCCACATGAGACAACACTGTAGGGACCAATTCATGCTTAAAGTGGTCTATATCAGGTATAGGTCTACTGAACCCACCCACACAATTCATGCTTAAAGCTCTTAATTTTACATTTTCCTAGTAATTGTAATATAAAAGCCACCAATCATTTACTTAGGCATTGATCTCCTTAATAAACAGATATCAGATAAAATTTTTTACCCAATGAAGTCAAACCGAGATTATAGAGTTTATGGCTGAATGCTGTACCAAGTTGCTTTTGATGTATATGAAGGTTTATATCTTTATACATTACTCCTCCAACCATCTAAGCATGCTTCAACCTTTTTCGTTCATCTTGGATGGTACTATTTTGTGACCCTtgtgatctttgaattttgcttGTCATCAAGGATTAAGGTTTTGGCACACCTGCTGTATGGACAAGGTACTGGTGCTTGGCACCCCCGGCTCCAATACTGAGTCAAATCACTCGGAGCCAAGCCATAAGGACAAAGGAAAGGAAATACAGGATATAGGAAATGAAACCAGGTAGGTTTGGGTTTTAggtttcttagcttcaaggctATGTGCATGAGCCATAGCTTCAGCATCTAACGAGCCAATGGATGAGATACAGTGTTGAAAAGATTGATTTTGttgatttaattaagaatatttgaAAGTTAAGATAAGAGCGATCTATGAAGGAATATTTGGGTAGGGTTTCTATGGGTGGGGATTAGTTTCATTGTGTGGCTGACTTGGTGCACTGATGAACTGTAGCCAATGAATGACTCCTGTTCACTCGTAGATCTTAATTTTGACATGCAATTATCTGAATTCTTGGATATGGTTAATTTTAGTCTGCTGCAACATTTTTTCCAAATACTTGGAATGCTGATATGAGACTTACTGTAGGTAACTCAATCTAACCATGAAGCTCATTTTTCGTAGTAGTAGTAGTTATTTGATGGGCTAAGGTTATTTGAGACCTTGCAGTCTCTTAATGCAATTGGTTGTTACATTCAAGATTTTTTGTTGTGCTAAATGTTCGTACTGGCCTTCATTATCAGGTGCTTAATAGGAATTATTGGTGAGCAAGGATCCATAAAATCAAAACCAACCAGTTGATGAGGATCGAcacattttttattttactttgtTGTTTGTTaccttatttttttcaaatgtaAGCATGGCTAGCACTGCCTTCCAATGATATAGGTATGTTACTGTATTTATATTTGTTCCTTGCAAATCCAAGGGCAGCAACAAGTGCATGTAGCAAGCACTGACTGGAGTATCAATTATAAGAAACTGTCTCCAGAATCATCTTCATATCAAGAAACTGTATTTAGAGATACGAAAATCGGTGTGACCTTAGTATCAAACTATCGCCATAAGTTATATTAGCATATTAGAGGATTTTGTGTTGCACCATTGTTGTGTCTTAACGGCAGCATGTGGATGCTTTTCAATGCACATTTAATCTCATCTATGGATTAACAAGAGCAGAAATTATTTTCAGAGGCATCTTTATATCAATGAGTGTAAAATACACATATGGCTGGAGAAACTATGAGATAAGCTCAATGTAGGAAAGGCAACATTACAAGGGTTTGGCCATAAACCATATATCTACTTAGGTACCACATCATGGCTCAAAGTCTCAAATGAGCAGAAGAAGGGAAGGTTGAGGAAGAGGGAGTGGGAGGGATGGAGGCTGTAGAGTTTCACTAACTAATGAAACATGTTAAAAAGAACAGAAGAACCAGTTTTGGTTGCGCAAATGACATGAGAGGATTATGTTTAATGTTTGTCAAAGTTAAATGGATCTCATGGTCACATGTTTGTAGTGATAGGTGGTGCCACTACTTTAAGTTGTTTCTTTCTGTCAATATCTAGTTTGAACCTGCAATAAACATTTTGAGATTTTGGACTTGGAATAACCTTTAAAGCTCTTTTTTTTCAGAATCGTTGTTATTTTCTGTTTCTACATCTTTAGTCATTTGGGAAGTTTATAAGCTACCATGATTTGAGAGAGAGAACTGCTGCCTATATTCAGAATTTCAATTTCATAGTCTGAATATGTTCCATTCAAATCTTAGATGCATTACTGGTGTATTTGCATTCAAGAgtttaagacttatttatacttcatGTTTTGCCAGGCGGTTCCCTGGACCATGCTTCAGTTGGCTCTGGGCCAAAAAGGTTGAGTGCATCATCACGAGGTCGGCCCTGGGGTTCATCATCTTCCAGCTGTAAGGATTTTCTTCAGAAGTTTGTGGATAGTGAGATTTTGACGGCAAACCTCGAAGATTGGTTTTCAGGAATATCTGAAGAATCAGGTTTCAGAAAACCTGcctttgatgttccttttgagCTAACAGAACTTCAGAAGTTTGATTATGCTCTAGAAGGTGCTTCTTTTCAACAGCTGATACGAATGCCAAATGCTCTCTATGCATCGACATCGGATGCTGTTGAAGCAACTGCACACCTTGCTATTGAAGATTTTCTACATGCAAGTGTTAAGGGCTTGTTGGAGACCTTTTGGGGTCATGATGAACCTGTGCCTTTTTCAGTGGCCTGTATACACAGTGCAAGTTCAAAATTCTATCCTGCTGAGAAGGCCATTGCTAATGGGAAGCTTGGAGGTCTTTGTGCGACAGCCATATTGCTCAAAAATAGCCGGCGTTCTCATGGGAAATGGGATCACATTGTTGAATTAGCTCTGCTCAGGCCTGATATTGGGAGTCTTTCAATGCAGAGTAGCCAGTGGCCTTCCCATGCTGTTCTGGGGGAAGCGCTGTTTTTTGCTCTCCGTGTTCTGTTATCACGAAGCCTAAGCAGATCATCGACTATTCTTCGCAATTCAAATTGTGTTTTTGTGCTTCTTGTAGATTCACAGTATGGTGGCGTGGTAAAGGTTGAGGGTGATGTGAGCAAGTTGGACTTCGATGTTAATAATGTTTATGAATGTGCAGCTGGATGGATAAAGCAACATGCCACAATTACTGTTTCTCCCATTGATAGGATTTGGAACAAGCTTGGGAATGCCAATTGGGGAGATATTGGAACTCTACAGGTTCTTCTCGCAACTTTTCACTGTATCATTCAGTTTTGTGGAATGCCAAAGTATTCGCTTGGAGATTTAGCTACAGAGCATAGTTCCCGTCTACAGAGTCGTAGAACGGAAAGGCATTTGGTAGAAACACATATTAATGGAAATAGTATGCTATTTTTCCAGCAACGCTGTCATTCCTCCGAAATTGTTGAGGTCCAGGAGGAATCTGTAAAATTTGGGTCTGAAGGAACCCTGAAGCTAGAAAAAGAATCGGTTTTGTGGATGGAGGACTCAAACTGGCAGAAGGGTTTCCAGATTAATGACGTGTTAACTGATGGTGAACTTCCAGTTTATATTGCCGCTCCTGTGGAAGAACCAGGAAAGACACTTTTATTATATGTCGGCTCTAGTCCTACTCACTTGGAACCTGCATGGGAGGACATGAATTTGTGGTACCAGGTTCAGAGGCAGTCTAAAGTATTGACTTCAATGAAACAGAGGGGCTTGTCCAGCAAGTACCTTCCCCAAGTGGTTGCATCTGGACGGATAATTCATCCCGGCGAATGTAACAAACCGAGCTCTGGTGGTAACTGTGGTCATCCATGGTGTGGCACCCCGATCCTAGTTATCTCTCCCGTTGGTAAGACAGTTTCCAATTTGATAAGAAATGGTTTATTTGGTCCTGAGGAAGCTCTCAGGTGCTGCCATGATTGTCTGTCTGCCCTTGCAACTGCATCCTCAGCTGGAATCAGGCATGGTGACATCCATCTGGAGAATGTGATTTGTGTGAGCGATGGTGCAAGGCATCCCTTTTTTGTACTGATTGGGTGGGGTCATGCGGTTCTGGAAGAGAGGGACCGTCCATCGATgaatcttttcttctcttctactTATGCCCTTCAGGAAGGCAAACTATGTGCAGCATCAGATGCAGAGAGTCTAATCTATCTGCTGTACTTTTCATGTGGTGGTGTATTCCCGGAGCTGGATTCAGTTGAAGGGGCACTTCAGTGGCGGGAAGTGTCATGGTCAAAAAGGGTTATACAGCAGAAGCTGGGAGAAGTGTCAGCAGTGCTGAAAGCCTTTGCTGATTATGTGGACAGCCTCTGTGGGACTCCATACCCAATGGACTATGAGATATGGTTGAGAAGGTTGAGAAGAACAATCAATGAAGATCATGGGAAGGAAATTGATGTGGCAAGTTAGATCGACAAAAATGAGCTTCAAGGTGGAAGGTTGTCCCCTTCTAAATGTGTGTCATCATCACTGCCTGCTTTTTTGGATTGTTCAAGGTCTTCCAAGTATCTGTACTTCAGCAGTCAATATATGACTTGTTCAGAAGTTTGAAAGGGTTCCAATTACTTCCAAATATTTAATGACCGAAGATCATCAATTGAAGTAAGGGCTTTCAAGATTCCAGAGGCTCCGTTAATCTCTTCAAGGATCATCACACATATCTGCTGTTATCTGCATTTTCTGGAATTTGTCGAGTTCCAAGTGTCTCGATGAGATTTCCAGTTGACATGACCATTTGGAAGGTTCTGGGGCAGGGTTCTTTTGAGCTAATTGCTGATCGCATGAACTGCTTTATGGAGGCCAGTGGCTACTGTGTTCTTAGATTTTGGA containing:
- the LOC103705012 gene encoding uncharacterized protein LOC103705012 isoform X1; its protein translation is MEGGSLDHASVGSGPKRLSASSRGRPWGSSSSSCKDFLQKFVDSEILTANLEDWFSGISEESGFRKPAFDVPFELTELQKFDYALEGASFQQLIRMPNALYASTSDAVEATAHLAIEDFLHASVKGLLETFWGHDEPVPFSVACIHSASSKFYPAEKAIANGKLGGLCATAILLKNSRRSHGKWDHIVELALLRPDIGSLSMQSSQWPSHAVLGEALFFALRVLLSRSLSRSSTILRNSNCVFVLLVDSQYGGVVKVEGDVSKLDFDVNNVYECAAGWIKQHATITVSPIDRIWNKLGNANWGDIGTLQVLLATFHCIIQFCGMPKYSLGDLATEHSSRLQSRRTERHLVETHINGNSMLFFQQRCHSSEIVEVQEESVKFGSEGTLKLEKESVLWMEDSNWQKGFQINDVLTDGELPVYIAAPVEEPGKTLLLYVGSSPTHLEPAWEDMNLWYQVQRQSKVLTSMKQRGLSSKYLPQVVASGRIIHPGECNKPSSGGNCGHPWCGTPILVISPVGKTVSNLIRNGLFGPEEALRCCHDCLSALATASSAGIRHGDIHLENVICVSDGARHPFFVLIGWGHAVLEERDRPSMNLFFSSTYALQEGKLCAASDAESLIYLLYFSCGGVFPELDSVEGALQWREVSWSKRVIQQKLGEVSAVLKAFADYVDSLCGTPYPMDYEIWLRRLRRTINEDHGKEIDVAS
- the LOC103705012 gene encoding uncharacterized protein LOC103705012 isoform X2 — protein: MPNALYASTSDAVEATAHLAIEDFLHASVKGLLETFWGHDEPVPFSVACIHSASSKFYPAEKAIANGKLGGLCATAILLKNSRRSHGKWDHIVELALLRPDIGSLSMQSSQWPSHAVLGEALFFALRVLLSRSLSRSSTILRNSNCVFVLLVDSQYGGVVKVEGDVSKLDFDVNNVYECAAGWIKQHATITVSPIDRIWNKLGNANWGDIGTLQVLLATFHCIIQFCGMPKYSLGDLATEHSSRLQSRRTERHLVETHINGNSMLFFQQRCHSSEIVEVQEESVKFGSEGTLKLEKESVLWMEDSNWQKGFQINDVLTDGELPVYIAAPVEEPGKTLLLYVGSSPTHLEPAWEDMNLWYQVQRQSKVLTSMKQRGLSSKYLPQVVASGRIIHPGECNKPSSGGNCGHPWCGTPILVISPVGKTVSNLIRNGLFGPEEALRCCHDCLSALATASSAGIRHGDIHLENVICVSDGARHPFFVLIGWGHAVLEERDRPSMNLFFSSTYALQEGKLCAASDAESLIYLLYFSCGGVFPELDSVEGALQWREVSWSKRVIQQKLGEVSAVLKAFADYVDSLCGTPYPMDYEIWLRRLRRTINEDHGKEIDVAS